From a region of the Helicobacter hepaticus ATCC 51449 genome:
- a CDS encoding efflux RND transporter permease subunit: protein MSRFCINRPIFAMVLSIVITLVGCISMFVLPIEEYPQVVPNEIMVQATYSGASAEVMANTVASIIEDSINGVEGMLYMKSSSTSSGVMNLSVFFSNDTNADMALVNVSNRVQAALAQLPTEVQRVGITTRKRSSTMLGVYAMYSDNPAYTATFVANYGILNVINELKRVPGVGDVTPFGTRDYSMRIWLDIDKLSQNNLTPSEVAKVIAEQNSQFAVGSFGKEPVRSDIAFTYSVTTQGRFVSAEEFGNIIIRSNNDGSALRLKDVAKIELGAKDYSVSPLFNGKDAAAFGIALQPGANALDVADNVEKKMKELSQNFPEGLHYKNVYNTTDFVKISIKEVRKTFIEAIVLVVIIMYFFLQNFRATIIPVIAIPVSIIGTFAGMYALGFSINLLTLFGLILAIGIVVDDAIIVIENVERILHTETKANGEKYSVKEATLKAMGEIQGPVVAIVLVLCSVFIPVAFIGGFSGAIYKQFAITIVISVVISGFVALTLTPALCVSILKAKEPKPFYIVKRFNDFFDWLTHKFGMQIGRALRRGSALLLCFVAIIVVTWGLFSRLPSSLVPSEDKGSMISFIQLPPAASLSRTTTEGKKALAILEQNPNVDYSFLISGFDMLASAARSSGAVIFVTLKNWSERNESSFEMSKKMMGVFNASLDAFSLVTTPPAIMGLSTVGGFEIYIQDRNGGSIKDLEKYANLLVMEANKRKELVGVRSLFSANIPQYHLTLDRERAKASNVNIDDVFTTMQSTFGQYYVNDFNLYGKTYQVNVQAQSEFRESPEDLSRIFVKSGNGDLIPISALVHFERVIGPDIVDRFNLFTSAKIVGNPNESEGYSSGDALRVIEQLVKEVLPEGYTIAYSGTSYQEKNASGTGEIAFIFGLIFVFLILCAQYERWLMPLSVLSAVPFAVFGAVVATTLRGLDNDIYFNIGLVMLIALSAKNAILIVEFAQHLHEKEGKGIMESAIGAAKLRFRPIIMTSLAFSIGVLPLVLSTGAGSAARHAIGTGVIGGMMAATFIAIFFIPLFWSYIARLSQWLKNKMS from the coding sequence ATGTCAAGATTCTGTATTAATCGTCCTATTTTTGCAATGGTGCTCTCAATCGTCATTACACTTGTGGGTTGTATTTCAATGTTTGTTTTACCCATAGAGGAATATCCACAAGTAGTGCCAAATGAAATTATGGTGCAGGCTACTTATAGTGGTGCAAGTGCAGAAGTGATGGCAAATACGGTAGCAAGTATTATAGAAGATAGTATTAATGGGGTAGAGGGTATGCTCTATATGAAATCTTCTTCAACTTCAAGTGGTGTAATGAATCTGAGTGTATTTTTTAGTAATGATACAAATGCAGATATGGCATTAGTCAATGTAAGTAATCGCGTTCAAGCAGCTCTTGCCCAATTACCAACAGAAGTGCAAAGAGTGGGGATTACTACGCGTAAAAGATCTTCTACTATGCTTGGAGTATATGCGATGTATTCAGATAATCCTGCCTATACTGCAACTTTTGTAGCAAACTATGGTATTTTAAATGTTATTAATGAGCTTAAACGTGTGCCCGGAGTAGGTGATGTAACTCCTTTTGGAACAAGAGATTACTCAATGAGAATCTGGCTTGATATTGATAAACTCTCACAAAATAATCTCACGCCTTCAGAAGTGGCAAAAGTCATTGCCGAACAAAACTCACAATTTGCAGTAGGCTCATTTGGTAAAGAACCCGTGCGCAGTGATATTGCCTTTACTTATTCTGTAACAACACAAGGGCGATTTGTAAGCGCAGAGGAGTTTGGAAATATCATTATCCGCTCAAATAATGATGGTTCAGCTTTGCGTCTTAAAGATGTGGCAAAAATAGAGCTTGGAGCAAAAGATTATAGCGTAAGCCCATTATTTAATGGCAAAGATGCCGCAGCATTTGGTATTGCCTTGCAACCCGGAGCAAATGCACTTGATGTCGCAGATAATGTAGAGAAAAAAATGAAAGAGCTCTCACAAAATTTTCCCGAAGGGCTACATTATAAAAATGTTTATAATACAACTGATTTTGTGAAAATTTCTATTAAAGAGGTAAGAAAAACTTTTATTGAAGCTATCGTGCTTGTAGTCATTATTATGTATTTTTTCTTGCAAAATTTCCGCGCAACTATTATCCCTGTAATTGCTATTCCCGTATCAATTATTGGCACATTTGCAGGAATGTATGCGCTTGGATTTTCAATTAATCTCCTCACACTTTTTGGGCTTATTTTAGCTATTGGGATTGTTGTTGATGATGCGATTATTGTGATAGAAAATGTGGAGAGAATCTTGCATACTGAAACAAAGGCAAATGGCGAAAAATATTCGGTAAAAGAAGCTACCCTTAAAGCTATGGGTGAAATTCAAGGACCGGTAGTGGCTATCGTGCTTGTGCTTTGCTCGGTGTTTATTCCTGTGGCGTTTATTGGTGGCTTTAGTGGGGCTATTTATAAGCAGTTTGCCATTACTATTGTTATTTCAGTTGTCATTTCTGGCTTTGTAGCCCTAACACTTACTCCCGCACTCTGTGTATCTATCCTTAAGGCAAAAGAACCAAAACCATTTTATATTGTAAAGAGATTCAATGATTTTTTTGATTGGCTTACGCATAAATTTGGTATGCAAATAGGAAGAGCATTAAGGCGAGGCTCAGCTCTTTTACTTTGTTTTGTGGCAATTATTGTGGTTACTTGGGGGCTATTTTCACGATTGCCGAGTTCTCTTGTGCCAAGTGAAGATAAAGGAAGTATGATAAGTTTTATTCAGCTGCCACCCGCAGCTTCACTTTCTCGCACCACTACAGAGGGTAAAAAAGCTTTGGCTATTTTAGAGCAAAATCCAAATGTGGATTATAGTTTTTTAATTTCAGGCTTTGATATGCTTGCAAGTGCAGCACGCTCTTCAGGGGCAGTGATTTTTGTAACGCTTAAAAATTGGAGTGAGCGAAATGAGAGTTCTTTTGAGATGTCTAAAAAGATGATGGGTGTATTTAATGCTAGTCTTGATGCCTTTTCCCTTGTAACTACACCACCAGCGATTATGGGCTTATCCACGGTGGGCGGCTTTGAGATTTATATACAAGATAGAAATGGTGGAAGTATTAAAGACTTAGAAAAATACGCAAATCTTCTTGTGATGGAAGCTAATAAGCGTAAAGAGCTTGTTGGCGTGCGAAGTCTTTTTAGTGCAAATATCCCACAATATCATCTTACCCTTGATAGGGAACGCGCAAAGGCAAGCAATGTCAATATTGATGATGTATTTACCACTATGCAAAGCACTTTTGGGCAGTATTATGTTAATGATTTTAATCTCTATGGCAAAACTTATCAAGTAAATGTTCAGGCACAAAGTGAGTTTAGAGAATCTCCAGAAGATTTAAGTCGCATTTTTGTGAAATCAGGCAATGGCGATTTAATCCCTATTAGTGCGCTTGTGCATTTTGAGCGCGTTATTGGACCAGATATTGTAGATAGATTTAATCTCTTTACAAGTGCAAAAATTGTTGGCAATCCTAATGAGAGTGAGGGGTATTCAAGTGGTGATGCGTTGCGTGTGATTGAGCAATTAGTAAAAGAAGTGTTGCCAGAAGGTTATACTATTGCTTATTCAGGCACAAGTTATCAAGAGAAAAATGCAAGTGGCACAGGCGAGATTGCATTTATATTTGGGCTTATCTTTGTATTTTTGATTCTTTGTGCCCAATATGAGCGATGGCTTATGCCGCTCTCTGTGTTAAGTGCTGTGCCATTTGCTGTTTTTGGTGCAGTAGTAGCGACAACATTGCGCGGACTTGATAATGATATATATTTTAATATTGGATTAGTTATGTTGATTGCCCTTTCAGCAAAAAATGCAATTTTAATCGTTGAGTTTGCCCAGCATTTACACGAAAAAGAGGGTAAGGGTATTATGGAATCTGCCATAGGTGCTGCGAAATTAAGATTCCGTCCTATCATTATGACTTCACTTGCCTTTAGCATAGGCGTGCTTCCTTTAGTTTTAAGCACAGGAGCGGGAAGTGCAGCAAGACACGCTATTGGCACAGGCGTTATTGGCGGAATGATGGCGGCAACATTTATAGCAATATTTTTTATTCCGCTCTTTTGGAGTTATATTGCAAGGTTAAGTCAATGGCTTAAAAATAAAATGAGCTAA
- a CDS encoding efflux RND transporter periplasmic adaptor subunit: MRFYNIIFGSIAFSLMLGFMACSDSDKQGKEIPSLKVETLNIAHQNVSLSFEYAARLKSIQSVGVYARVQGVLLSKNFKEGDIVQEGQLLFKIDPARYIAKVNQAKAQWQSAEANFIKANRDWKRVEKLYKQGVYTIDQYDTSRSNFLSAQANVASTQAALDDVKIDLGYTDVVATISGRIGMRSYDVGNLVGANGQEVLTTITQLSPIYAEFAIPNTDYYLMRGLENARIQVEFVLGNGKVYDKLGKLDFVDSVLDAQTSTVKARSIVDNEEHKLLPNEFVRVRLKGFEAQNAITIPQSALLQDSQGSYVYIIKEGKAKIARVILGQNLRNNQVLIASGLSNGDTLVLNQLSKIREGVPLSPIGVDSKKATNVQGGAQENQNKMQDKKQEQK, translated from the coding sequence ATGCGTTTTTATAATATCATTTTTGGAAGTATAGCTTTTAGCCTTATGTTAGGCTTTATGGCTTGTTCAGATTCTGATAAGCAAGGTAAAGAAATCCCAAGTCTTAAAGTGGAAACTTTAAATATTGCTCATCAAAATGTAAGCTTGAGTTTTGAATATGCTGCAAGATTAAAAAGTATCCAAAGTGTAGGTGTATATGCACGAGTGCAAGGTGTGCTGCTTTCAAAGAATTTTAAAGAAGGTGATATTGTTCAAGAAGGGCAATTACTCTTTAAGATTGACCCTGCACGTTATATTGCAAAAGTGAATCAGGCTAAAGCACAATGGCAATCTGCAGAGGCAAATTTTATCAAGGCAAATCGCGATTGGAAACGTGTGGAAAAACTTTATAAACAGGGTGTTTATACGATTGACCAATATGATACTTCGCGCTCAAACTTTCTTTCTGCTCAAGCAAATGTGGCAAGCACACAAGCTGCGCTTGATGATGTAAAAATTGATTTAGGCTATACTGATGTAGTAGCGACTATTAGCGGTAGAATTGGTATGCGTAGCTATGATGTAGGGAATCTTGTAGGTGCAAATGGACAAGAAGTGCTTACGACCATTACGCAATTAAGCCCAATTTACGCAGAGTTTGCCATTCCTAATACAGATTATTATTTGATGCGTGGATTAGAAAATGCGCGTATTCAGGTTGAATTTGTGCTTGGTAATGGCAAAGTATATGACAAATTAGGCAAACTTGATTTTGTTGATAGTGTGCTTGATGCCCAGACTTCCACAGTTAAAGCGCGTTCAATTGTGGATAATGAAGAACATAAGCTCCTACCTAATGAATTTGTGAGAGTGCGCTTAAAGGGTTTTGAAGCTCAAAATGCTATCACTATTCCTCAAAGTGCGCTTTTACAAGATTCTCAAGGCAGCTATGTCTATATTATTAAAGAAGGCAAGGCGAAAATTGCACGTGTTATTCTCGGACAGAATCTGCGAAATAATCAAGTGCTTATTGCAAGCGGATTGTCAAATGGTGATACTCTTGTATTAAACCAACTTTCAAAAATTCGTGAAGGCGTGCCACTTAGCCCAATAGGAGTAGATTCCAAAAAAGCCACAAATGTTCAAGGGGGTGCGCAAGAAAATCAAAACAAGATGCAAGATAAAAAACAAGAGCAAAAATAA
- the luxS gene encoding S-ribosylhomocysteine lyase produces MPLLDSFKVDHTKMPAPAVRLAKTMQTPKGDTISVFDLRFTRPNCELLSEKGIHTMEHLIAGFMREHLNNTRVEIIDISPMGCRTGFYMSVVGAPNEYNVKEAWESSMRDVLRICDEKDIPELNIYQCGTAKMHSLKEAQDIAQVVLDKGVSVMNTQELLLKDFA; encoded by the coding sequence ATGCCATTACTTGATAGTTTTAAGGTTGATCATACAAAAATGCCAGCTCCTGCAGTGCGTCTTGCAAAGACTATGCAAACACCAAAAGGCGATACAATTAGTGTATTTGATTTGCGTTTTACGCGCCCAAATTGTGAGCTATTAAGTGAAAAAGGTATTCACACAATGGAACATTTGATTGCAGGTTTTATGCGAGAGCATTTAAATAACACGCGTGTGGAAATTATTGACATTTCGCCTATGGGCTGTCGCACAGGGTTTTATATGAGTGTGGTAGGTGCACCAAATGAATATAATGTAAAAGAAGCGTGGGAATCAAGTATGCGAGATGTATTGCGTATTTGTGATGAAAAAGACATACCCGAGCTTAATATTTATCAATGTGGCACGGCAAAAATGCACTCTCTTAAAGAGGCGCAAGATATTGCTCAAGTAGTGCTTGATAAAGGCGTAAGTGTAATGAATACACAAGAGTTGCTTTTAAAAGATTTTGCATAA
- a CDS encoding YqaA family protein: MVEYYEYGLVGLFFICFIASTLYPLGSEAFVIGFVAFGFEPLKVWIIASVGNTLGSLSTYYLAYYGGEPFITRFFPKAKDKIAILAPRVRVYGFIYAFLVFMPFVGDIFALVLGIIRYSQILSILGIAFGKMLRYAVLLLPFVL; this comes from the coding sequence ATGGTTGAATATTATGAATATGGTTTAGTCGGCTTATTTTTTATATGTTTTATAGCAAGCACACTTTATCCACTTGGATCTGAAGCTTTTGTCATAGGGTTTGTGGCATTTGGATTTGAACCTTTAAAAGTGTGGATTATCGCAAGTGTGGGCAATACACTTGGGAGCTTAAGCACTTATTATTTAGCATATTATGGCGGAGAGCCTTTTATTACAAGATTTTTCCCCAAAGCAAAAGATAAAATAGCTATCCTTGCTCCGCGTGTGCGAGTTTATGGTTTTATATATGCTTTTTTAGTTTTTATGCCTTTTGTAGGAGATATATTTGCACTTGTGCTTGGTATTATTCGTTATTCGCAGATTTTAAGCATACTTGGTATTGCTTTTGGGAAGATGTTAAGATATGCTGTATTACTTCTCCCTTTTGTGTTATGA
- a CDS encoding D-2-hydroxyacid dehydrogenase, which produces MKMVILDADTLGACDLSEIKSLGEVVSYGFTLPNERIERSLGAEILITNKVVLDESVLSALPDVKLICITATGMNNVDLDYAAKRGIEVKNVAGYSTTSVAQHTLSMALNLLARLHYYDEYCKSGAWARSKIFVHINGGLREIENLQWGIIGFGSIGQRVARLAQSFGAKVSYYSTSGKNTQSAFTRKELNEILSQSDIISIHAPLNDKTKNLINRTNLPLLKDEAVLINVGRGGIVNEKDIAQILKSKLMYFATDVLESEPMEANHPFLDKTIADKLLITPHVAWAYDKSRERLLTLVAQNIRDFLTQKA; this is translated from the coding sequence ATGAAGATGGTTATACTTGATGCGGATACTTTAGGTGCGTGTGATTTGAGTGAGATAAAATCATTAGGAGAGGTAGTAAGCTATGGTTTTACCTTGCCAAATGAGCGTATAGAGCGTTCTTTGGGAGCGGAGATTCTTATTACAAATAAAGTAGTGCTTGATGAGAGTGTATTGAGCGCATTGCCTGATGTCAAATTGATTTGCATTACTGCCACAGGTATGAATAATGTTGATTTAGACTATGCAGCAAAAAGAGGGATTGAAGTAAAAAATGTAGCAGGATATTCTACCACTTCTGTAGCTCAACATACTTTAAGTATGGCATTAAATCTTTTAGCGAGATTGCATTATTATGATGAATATTGTAAGAGTGGAGCGTGGGCTAGGAGTAAAATTTTTGTTCATATTAATGGTGGATTAAGAGAAATTGAGAATCTGCAATGGGGTATTATTGGTTTTGGGAGTATAGGACAGCGTGTAGCGAGACTTGCTCAAAGCTTTGGAGCAAAGGTGAGTTATTATTCCACAAGCGGTAAAAATACACAAAGTGCTTTTACACGCAAGGAATTAAATGAGATTCTCTCCCAAAGTGATATTATTTCTATTCACGCGCCGCTTAATGATAAGACAAAAAATCTCATTAATCGCACAAATTTGCCTTTGCTTAAAGATGAGGCAGTGCTTATTAATGTGGGGCGAGGCGGGATTGTGAATGAAAAAGATATAGCCCAAATATTAAAAAGTAAATTGATGTATTTTGCTACTGATGTGCTTGAGAGTGAGCCTATGGAGGCAAATCACCCATTTTTAGATAAAACAATTGCTGATAAACTTCTTATTACTCCTCACGTTGCGTGGGCTTATGATAAGTCAAGAGAGCGATTGCTCACACTTGTAGCACAAAATATTCGTGATTTTTTGACACAAAAAGCATAA
- the argB gene encoding acetylglutamate kinase encodes MQKNARVVKILLDSLPFIRIFRGQIIVIKYGGAAQINPQLKEKFALDIVIMYMLGLKPVIIHGGGKRINEMLDIMGIESEFYNGYRITSAECMRVVEMVLSGEINKELTAFLNFHGAKAVGMSGKDAHLLQAKAKDNGALGYTGEITAVNPSFLLNVINDGFVPIIAPIATGEGAGHLGYNINADIAACHIAKALSAKKIIFLSDIAGVLDSNKEPISSLTPSDIKQLQKQGVINGGMIPKLEACVDCVQNGVEKAHIIDGRIEHSLLLELFTTQGIGTEIYNGQDK; translated from the coding sequence ATGCAAAAAAATGCAAGAGTTGTGAAAATATTACTAGATTCACTCCCATTTATTAGAATCTTTCGCGGGCAAATCATTGTTATTAAATATGGCGGTGCAGCTCAAATCAATCCACAGCTCAAAGAAAAATTTGCCCTTGATATTGTCATAATGTATATGCTTGGCTTAAAGCCTGTAATTATACACGGTGGAGGAAAACGCATTAATGAAATGCTTGATATTATGGGCATAGAAAGTGAATTTTATAATGGTTATCGCATAACAAGTGCTGAATGTATGCGCGTGGTAGAAATGGTGCTAAGTGGGGAGATTAATAAAGAATTAACTGCTTTTTTGAATTTTCACGGCGCAAAAGCTGTGGGTATGAGCGGCAAAGATGCACATTTACTTCAAGCAAAAGCAAAAGATAATGGTGCTCTTGGTTATACTGGTGAGATTACAGCAGTCAATCCTAGTTTTTTGCTCAATGTTATTAATGATGGTTTTGTGCCAATTATTGCGCCTATTGCTACAGGAGAGGGTGCGGGACATTTGGGCTATAATATTAATGCTGATATTGCTGCGTGCCATATAGCCAAAGCCTTGAGTGCAAAAAAAATTATTTTTCTTAGCGATATTGCAGGTGTGCTAGATAGCAACAAAGAACCTATTTCTTCGCTTACCCCCTCTGATATAAAACAACTTCAAAAACAAGGTGTAATTAATGGCGGTATGATACCTAAACTTGAAGCGTGTGTAGATTGTGTGCAAAATGGTGTAGAAAAAGCTCATATTATTGATGGACGCATAGAGCATTCGCTTTTATTAGAACTTTTTACCACGCAAGGTATAGGTACAGAAATTTACAATGGACAGGATAAATGA
- a CDS encoding FkbM family methyltransferase — translation MGGGASNTQIHCFEPSQHTFNILQNTHSNNPIVHLNNCGLGANEQTMTLYSDGPASGLASLTKRRLTHHNIDFSQSEQVRIITLDNYCANAHIPHIHLLKVDVEGHELDVFNGALGMFEDDKIDMVTFEFGGCNIDTRTYFQDFWYFFKTYNMNIYRILPNQRLYHITSYNESREQFDTTNYVAISTKYGIFK, via the coding sequence ATGGGGGGGGGGGCAAGTAACACTCAAATTCATTGTTTCGAACCTTCTCAACATACTTTCAACATACTCCAAAACACACATTCTAACAATCCCATTGTCCATCTCAATAACTGCGGTTTAGGTGCAAATGAGCAAACAATGACTCTTTATTCTGATGGACCAGCTTCAGGACTAGCAAGCCTCACTAAAAGGCGACTTACCCATCATAATATTGATTTTTCTCAAAGTGAGCAAGTGCGTATCATAACGCTTGATAATTATTGTGCCAATGCTCATATTCCACACATTCATCTTTTGAAAGTTGATGTTGAGGGACACGAACTTGATGTGTTTAATGGTGCTTTAGGTATGTTTGAAGATGATAAAATTGATATGGTTACTTTCGAATTTGGTGGGTGCAATATTGACACACGCACTTACTTTCAAGACTTTTGGTATTTTTTCAAAACCTATAATATGAATATTTATAGAATCTTGCCTAATCAACGTCTCTATCATATTACTTCATATAACGAATCTCGTGAGCAATTTGATACCACAAATTATGTAGCTATCAGCACAAAATATGGAATTTTTAAGTAA
- a CDS encoding flagellar hook-basal body complex protein, whose amino-acid sequence MNGTLVNSYSGIKTHQFGLDSISNNIANVNTIGYRENIPQFETLFANNMDFLNADSPINNDMNYGATKSSNAISTRSGSYKATDGEFNVAYEGKGWFIVGEQKSGSFEIKDDGYEKKQKNYFTRDGSFLRDGEGYIVNTSGYYMYGVDLGKIEDGIYTSNKDEEKDFEALSSGKLTPMHIPQNLYYRPVLTTKLDVSTNLNKNENAISAVAFFKDKEGEFDVERFMNTDVNAFAADDMPLNASTYKEVRITINKEGKKENLIFKYGEGGAEEGEFHTLNDLKNLLRDKAGLDLEVSRTPDGKVGEKVSLEIRNNSYKNLDIEIGGSLFEKLGFKGKNDHFNSGVGVNFNPNKAYEKNAIVQYKGAVFMRTGELGKSEDPFVDSDNWRILDTGALPEWNDNTTYLEGDIVASEGKIYRRINQAGNNPINEGNWEELGNAESNLPSNYAKDTTYQVGDIVNYDGRLYRKIVDSGSSDPKLDNVGWQQIYGDSFHSDFIQMPSYQTNVEIYDESGKKFLVQSRYYMLSSGNPESSPPTREQWEVHSAVFDQHGEIMVSPDYVVHTIEFDADGNPVAEPVELAFGDKSVQYNIAGTKDSKSSNFVYRDSAILGKDQDGRTEGHLRDVRIDKDGIIFLAFDNGAYEPMGRIGIAAFVNDQGLRKVGGNLFEMTEMVVNGNANTISGRPILGWEGLNLKYGSVLYKHLETSNVDVGNALTELIVMQRGYSMNARAFTTGDDLIKEALNLKR is encoded by the coding sequence ATGAATGGGACGCTTGTTAATTCTTATAGCGGCATAAAAACGCATCAATTCGGATTAGATTCTATCTCAAATAATATTGCCAATGTCAATACAATTGGTTATAGAGAGAATATACCGCAATTTGAAACGCTTTTTGCTAATAATATGGATTTTTTAAATGCAGATTCTCCTATTAATAATGATATGAATTATGGTGCAACCAAATCAAGCAATGCTATTTCTACACGTAGTGGAAGCTATAAGGCAACTGATGGTGAGTTTAATGTCGCTTATGAGGGCAAAGGCTGGTTCATTGTAGGTGAGCAAAAAAGTGGCTCATTTGAAATTAAAGATGATGGCTATGAGAAAAAGCAAAAAAATTATTTTACGCGTGATGGTTCATTTCTACGTGATGGCGAGGGCTATATTGTTAATACAAGTGGATATTATATGTATGGAGTGGATTTAGGCAAGATAGAAGATGGTATTTATACTTCAAATAAAGATGAAGAAAAAGACTTTGAAGCCCTTTCTTCTGGCAAACTCACTCCTATGCATATTCCTCAAAACCTCTATTATCGTCCTGTGCTTACCACAAAGCTTGATGTAAGCACTAATCTGAATAAAAATGAGAATGCAATTTCAGCAGTGGCATTTTTTAAAGATAAAGAAGGCGAGTTTGATGTTGAACGTTTTATGAATACAGATGTAAATGCCTTTGCCGCAGATGATATGCCACTTAATGCTTCAACTTATAAAGAAGTGCGCATTACTATCAATAAAGAAGGTAAGAAAGAAAACTTAATCTTTAAATATGGGGAAGGTGGGGCAGAAGAAGGAGAATTTCATACATTAAATGATTTAAAGAATCTACTTCGCGATAAAGCAGGCTTAGATTTGGAAGTCAGCAGAACTCCAGATGGCAAAGTAGGTGAAAAAGTGAGTTTAGAAATACGCAATAATTCTTATAAGAATCTTGATATTGAAATCGGGGGAAGTTTATTTGAAAAATTAGGCTTTAAAGGCAAAAATGACCATTTTAATAGCGGTGTAGGTGTAAATTTTAATCCAAATAAGGCGTATGAAAAGAATGCTATTGTGCAGTATAAAGGTGCAGTATTTATGCGCACAGGCGAGTTGGGAAAAAGTGAAGACCCTTTTGTAGATAGTGATAATTGGCGCATTCTTGATACTGGAGCACTCCCTGAATGGAATGATAATACAACTTATCTTGAGGGAGATATAGTGGCAAGTGAGGGCAAAATTTACCGCCGTATTAATCAAGCGGGAAATAATCCTATTAATGAAGGAAATTGGGAAGAGCTAGGGAATGCCGAATCTAATCTTCCCTCAAACTATGCTAAAGATACAACTTATCAAGTCGGCGATATTGTCAATTATGATGGGCGCTTATATCGTAAAATAGTAGATAGTGGCTCAAGTGACCCAAAACTTGATAATGTCGGGTGGCAGCAAATATATGGTGATAGCTTTCATAGCGATTTTATCCAAATGCCAAGTTATCAAACTAATGTTGAGATTTATGATGAAAGTGGCAAGAAATTTCTTGTGCAAAGTCGTTATTATATGCTCTCTTCAGGCAATCCTGAATCTTCACCCCCCACAAGAGAGCAATGGGAGGTGCATTCGGCTGTGTTTGATCAACACGGAGAAATTATGGTAAGTCCTGATTATGTGGTGCATACTATTGAATTTGATGCTGATGGGAATCCTGTAGCTGAGCCTGTAGAACTTGCATTTGGAGATAAGAGTGTGCAGTATAATATTGCAGGGACAAAAGATTCTAAAAGCTCTAATTTTGTATATAGAGATTCTGCAATTTTGGGTAAAGACCAAGATGGGCGAACTGAAGGGCATTTGCGTGACGTGCGTATTGATAAAGATGGAATTATTTTCTTAGCTTTTGATAATGGTGCATATGAACCTATGGGACGTATAGGGATTGCAGCTTTTGTCAATGACCAAGGGCTTAGAAAAGTAGGTGGAAATCTCTTTGAAATGACAGAAATGGTCGTTAATGGCAATGCAAATACAATTAGTGGGCGTCCAATTTTGGGTTGGGAGGGCTTAAACCTCAAATATGGCTCTGTGCTCTATAAACATCTTGAAACAAGCAATGTTGATGTAGGAAATGCCTTAACAGAGCTTATTGTAATGCAGCGTGGATATTCAATGAATGCGAGAGCTTTTACTACTGGCGATGATTTGATTAAAGAAGCACTCAATTTGAAACGCTAA
- the flgD gene encoding flagellar hook assembly protein FlgD, with the protein MAIDLAEVTGSAAKIAKEKEKVRNINELDNDAFMRLFLEQLKNQDPTAPMETDKIITQTAQLTQVEMQEQNKKTMVEVAEAMKSTQETNKELKEFQEQMKQSLEALNLGMQESAKSNVATAQLNALNSVSMIGKIAETDVFGVNVQKGKGVKFSIYFDQKIDAQKGDPMVYIFNSNNEMIKSISLKDRANQNGYLEFTWDSLDNQGRQVDDGVYNIRAEYNLDEHTKQYHTARVGRGEVQSIIFDKGSPMLRMGDMILPLESAIEFYNKEHTL; encoded by the coding sequence ATGGCGATTGATTTAGCAGAAGTTACAGGCAGCGCGGCAAAAATAGCCAAAGAAAAAGAAAAAGTGCGCAATATCAATGAGCTTGACAATGATGCTTTTATGAGATTATTTTTAGAACAGCTTAAAAACCAAGATCCTACTGCGCCTATGGAGACAGATAAAATTATCACACAAACTGCCCAGCTTACACAAGTGGAAATGCAAGAGCAAAATAAAAAGACGATGGTAGAAGTTGCAGAAGCGATGAAAAGCACACAAGAGACGAATAAAGAGCTTAAAGAGTTTCAAGAACAAATGAAACAATCTCTTGAAGCACTCAATCTTGGTATGCAAGAGAGTGCGAAATCAAATGTTGCTACTGCCCAACTCAATGCACTTAATTCTGTTTCTATGATAGGTAAAATAGCAGAAACTGATGTATTTGGTGTTAATGTTCAAAAAGGTAAGGGAGTGAAATTTTCTATTTATTTTGACCAAAAGATAGATGCACAAAAGGGCGACCCGATGGTATATATTTTTAATAGTAATAATGAAATGATAAAAAGCATTTCTCTTAAAGATAGAGCAAACCAAAATGGTTATTTAGAATTTACTTGGGATAGTCTTGATAATCAGGGGCGGCAAGTTGATGATGGCGTATATAATATTCGGGCAGAATATAATCTTGATGAGCATACAAAACAATATCACACTGCTCGTGTAGGTAGGGGCGAAGTGCAAAGTATTATATTTGATAAAGGCTCGCCAATGTTAAGAATGGGTGATATGATATTGCCTCTTGAGAGTGCTATTGAGTTCTACAACAAGGAACATACACTATGA